The following proteins are co-located in the Apium graveolens cultivar Ventura chromosome 5, ASM990537v1, whole genome shotgun sequence genome:
- the LOC141661560 gene encoding uncharacterized protein LOC141661560 isoform X2, which translates to MAAEIEASTASELALADTDINWDRLDKTRFHLIGAVLFSAQQALLHPTHVVKTRMQVASPSPFHTSGMTVFKHILKNDGIRGIFRGYGTSAVGALPGRVLALTSLEMSKDMMLKYTEALNMSEATRIGLSNGFGGMLSNLISCVYFVPLDVVSQRLIVQGLGGTTSCNGPVDVVRKVRKAEGFRGMYRGFGLTALTQSPASALWWGTYGAAQHLIWRSLGYRDDLEKKPSHMEMVTVQATAGMVAGACSSVITTPIDTIKTRLQVIDDFYVGRPSVMKTINTLLQEDGWWGFYRGFGPRFLNMSLYGTTMIVTYELIKRLSVKQT; encoded by the exons ATGGCGGCTGAGATAGAGGCTTCAACTGCCTCAGAACTGGCCCTTGCCGACACAGACATCAACTGGGATAG GTTGGACAAGACGAGGTTTCATCTGATCGGGGCTGTTCTCTTCAGTGCGCAACAAGCACTGCTGCATCCAACACATGTTGTAAAAACTAGAATGCAAGTTGCTAGTCCTAGTCCATTTCACACGAGTGGAATGACAGTATTCAAGCATATACTAAAAAATGATGGAATTCGTGGAATCTTCAGAGGTTATGGCACTTCTGCAGTAGGTGCATTACCTGGCAGGGTACTCGCTTTAACTTCACTTGAAATGTCCAAGGATATGATGCTGAAATACACTGAAGCGCTGAATATGTCTGAAGCAACACGAATCGGCCTTTCCAATGGGTTTGGAGGCATGCTATCGAATTTAATTTCGTGTGTATACTTTGTGCCTCTAGATGTG GTCTCTCAGAGACTAATAGTACAAGGACTTGGAGGGACTACATCCTGCAATGGTCCAGTTGATGTCGTACGGAAAGTTAGAAAGGCCGAAGGATTTCGAGGTATGTATAGAGGCTTTGGATTAACTGCCCTGACACAGTCTCCAGCATCTGCACTTTGGTGGGGCACATACGGTGCTGCCCAGCACCTCATCTGGAG GAGTTTGGGTTATAGAGATGATCTTGAGAAGAAGCCTTCTCACATGGAGATGGTGACAGTTCAGGCTACAGCAGGAATGGTAGCTGGGGCTTGTTCATCAGTGATCACTACTCCTATAGACACCATAAAGACAAGACTTCAG GTTATTGACGATTTCTATGTTGGAAGACCATCAGTGATGAAGACTATAAACACACTTCTCCAGGAAGACGGGTGGTGGGGATTCTATCGGGGATTTGGACCCCGATTCCTGAACATGTCACTCTATGGAACTACCATGATTGTTACATACGAACTGATAA AAAGATTGTCAGTGAAGCAAACATGA
- the LOC141661560 gene encoding uncharacterized protein LOC141661560 isoform X1, translated as MAAEIEASTASELALADTDINWDRLDKTRFHLIGAVLFSAQQALLHPTHVVKTRMQVASPSPFHTSGMTVFKHILKNDGIRGIFRGYGTSAVGALPGRVLALTSLEMSKDMMLKYTEALNMSEATRIGLSNGFGGMLSNLISCVYFVPLDVVSQRLIVQGLGGTTSCNGPVDVVRKVRKAEGFRGMYRGFGLTALTQSPASALWWGTYGAAQHLIWRSLGYRDDLEKKPSHMEMVTVQATAGMVAGACSSVITTPIDTIKTRLQTISDEDYKHTSPGRRVVGILSGIWTPIPEHVTLWNYHDCYIRTDKKIVSEANMISVKGADENTISMLCTMRNLKP; from the exons ATGGCGGCTGAGATAGAGGCTTCAACTGCCTCAGAACTGGCCCTTGCCGACACAGACATCAACTGGGATAG GTTGGACAAGACGAGGTTTCATCTGATCGGGGCTGTTCTCTTCAGTGCGCAACAAGCACTGCTGCATCCAACACATGTTGTAAAAACTAGAATGCAAGTTGCTAGTCCTAGTCCATTTCACACGAGTGGAATGACAGTATTCAAGCATATACTAAAAAATGATGGAATTCGTGGAATCTTCAGAGGTTATGGCACTTCTGCAGTAGGTGCATTACCTGGCAGGGTACTCGCTTTAACTTCACTTGAAATGTCCAAGGATATGATGCTGAAATACACTGAAGCGCTGAATATGTCTGAAGCAACACGAATCGGCCTTTCCAATGGGTTTGGAGGCATGCTATCGAATTTAATTTCGTGTGTATACTTTGTGCCTCTAGATGTG GTCTCTCAGAGACTAATAGTACAAGGACTTGGAGGGACTACATCCTGCAATGGTCCAGTTGATGTCGTACGGAAAGTTAGAAAGGCCGAAGGATTTCGAGGTATGTATAGAGGCTTTGGATTAACTGCCCTGACACAGTCTCCAGCATCTGCACTTTGGTGGGGCACATACGGTGCTGCCCAGCACCTCATCTGGAG GAGTTTGGGTTATAGAGATGATCTTGAGAAGAAGCCTTCTCACATGGAGATGGTGACAGTTCAGGCTACAGCAGGAATGGTAGCTGGGGCTTGTTCATCAGTGATCACTACTCCTATAGACACCATAAAGACAAGACTTCAG ACCATCAGTGATGAAGACTATAAACACACTTCTCCAGGAAGACGGGTGGTGGGGATTCTATCGGGGATTTGGACCCCGATTCCTGAACATGTCACTCTATGGAACTACCATGATTGTTACATACGAACTGATAA AAAGATTGTCAGTGAAGCAAACATGATTTCAGTGAAAGGAGCAGATGAGAACACAATCTCTATGTTGTGCACCATGAGGAATCTTAAACCATGA
- the LOC141661560 gene encoding uncharacterized protein LOC141661560 isoform X3, protein MQVASPSPFHTSGMTVFKHILKNDGIRGIFRGYGTSAVGALPGRVLALTSLEMSKDMMLKYTEALNMSEATRIGLSNGFGGMLSNLISCVYFVPLDVVSQRLIVQGLGGTTSCNGPVDVVRKVRKAEGFRGMYRGFGLTALTQSPASALWWGTYGAAQHLIWRSLGYRDDLEKKPSHMEMVTVQATAGMVAGACSSVITTPIDTIKTRLQTISDEDYKHTSPGRRVVGILSGIWTPIPEHVTLWNYHDCYIRTDKKIVSEANMISVKGADENTISMLCTMRNLKP, encoded by the exons ATGCAAGTTGCTAGTCCTAGTCCATTTCACACGAGTGGAATGACAGTATTCAAGCATATACTAAAAAATGATGGAATTCGTGGAATCTTCAGAGGTTATGGCACTTCTGCAGTAGGTGCATTACCTGGCAGGGTACTCGCTTTAACTTCACTTGAAATGTCCAAGGATATGATGCTGAAATACACTGAAGCGCTGAATATGTCTGAAGCAACACGAATCGGCCTTTCCAATGGGTTTGGAGGCATGCTATCGAATTTAATTTCGTGTGTATACTTTGTGCCTCTAGATGTG GTCTCTCAGAGACTAATAGTACAAGGACTTGGAGGGACTACATCCTGCAATGGTCCAGTTGATGTCGTACGGAAAGTTAGAAAGGCCGAAGGATTTCGAGGTATGTATAGAGGCTTTGGATTAACTGCCCTGACACAGTCTCCAGCATCTGCACTTTGGTGGGGCACATACGGTGCTGCCCAGCACCTCATCTGGAG GAGTTTGGGTTATAGAGATGATCTTGAGAAGAAGCCTTCTCACATGGAGATGGTGACAGTTCAGGCTACAGCAGGAATGGTAGCTGGGGCTTGTTCATCAGTGATCACTACTCCTATAGACACCATAAAGACAAGACTTCAG ACCATCAGTGATGAAGACTATAAACACACTTCTCCAGGAAGACGGGTGGTGGGGATTCTATCGGGGATTTGGACCCCGATTCCTGAACATGTCACTCTATGGAACTACCATGATTGTTACATACGAACTGATAA AAAGATTGTCAGTGAAGCAAACATGATTTCAGTGAAAGGAGCAGATGAGAACACAATCTCTATGTTGTGCACCATGAGGAATCTTAAACCATGA